One Alphaproteobacteria bacterium DNA segment encodes these proteins:
- the carB gene encoding carbamoyl-phosphate synthase large subunit: MPKRTDIKTIAIIGAGPIVIGQACEFDYSGTQACKALREEGYRVILINSNPATIMTDPDLADATYIEPITPEIVAKILEKEKPEALLPTMGGQTALNTALELAKNGTLARLGIELIGAKEEAIEIAEDRDLFKRAMEKLNLECARGKTVTNYADAMDMLDYVGLPAIIRPSFTLGGTGGGVAYNRNEYEQIVQQGLKASPIKQILIEESILGWKEYEMEVVRDKADNCIIICSIENIDPMGIHTGDSITVAPALTLTDKEYQVMRNASIAVLRGIGIETGGSNVQFAVNPKDGRLIVIEMNPRVSRSSALASKATGFPIAKVAAKLAVGFTLDELQNDITGSTPVSFEPTIDYVVTKIPRFNFEKFRGTEAFLTTAMKSVGEVMAMGRTFEESLQKALCSLETGLNGLQEMSLVPAGVDYSEQHIVAALAQPRPDRVMIIAQAFRHGFSVEEIFKHCKYDPWFLERIKGLVDHEQHLRDHGLPKNFSDWMHTKQLGFSDARIAELTGKKTEDVTKLRHKANVRPVYKRVDTCSAEFPSNTSYMYSTYESNGFATGACEAQPSDRKKVIIIGSGPNRIGQGIEFDYCCVHASFALRDKGIESIMVNCNPETVSTDYDTSDRLYFEPITAEKVLDIIHTEQQKGELLGVIVQLGGQTPLKLCAQLENAGVKILGTSPDAIDLAEDRERFSKLITKIKLKQPANGLARSAEEAEKVATEVGFPVVLRPSYVLGGRGMEIVHDMDGLRRYITTAVQVSGDDPVLIDKYLQNCIEVDVDALCDGKDVFIAGVMEHIEEAGIHSGDSTCSLPPYSLRQEIVIDLMDQAITLAKALKVVGLMNVQFAIKQSRDPANLDHYEIYVLEVNPRASRTVPFVAKATGVPVIKAATRIMTGEKIPALKSEGVIHHRKFDHVAVKVPVFPFARFPKVDAVLGPEMKSTGEVMGIDRDFRRAFAKGRIGAGSKLPVSGTVFISVRDSDKNVIIPLAARLGDMGFKIIATGGTARHLVEAGIRAKKVNKVHEGQPHIFDAMINGEVALMLNTTDGPQAVVDDFNLRRAALQNKIPYYTTIPGAKAAVDAIFALRQSGPFDVKSLQEYLKSA, from the coding sequence ATGCCCAAGCGCACGGATATCAAGACCATCGCCATCATCGGCGCTGGCCCTATCGTTATTGGTCAGGCCTGCGAGTTTGACTATTCCGGCACGCAAGCCTGCAAGGCGCTGCGGGAGGAAGGATACAGGGTTATCCTGATCAATTCCAACCCCGCCACGATCATGACCGACCCCGATTTGGCGGACGCGACCTATATCGAACCGATCACGCCCGAAATCGTCGCCAAGATCCTCGAGAAGGAAAAGCCCGAAGCGCTGCTGCCCACGATGGGCGGCCAGACCGCGCTGAACACCGCGCTTGAACTCGCCAAGAACGGCACGCTCGCGCGCCTCGGCATCGAGCTGATCGGCGCGAAGGAAGAAGCGATCGAAATCGCCGAAGACCGCGACCTGTTCAAGCGGGCGATGGAAAAACTGAACCTTGAATGCGCGCGCGGCAAAACGGTCACCAATTACGCCGATGCGATGGACATGCTGGATTACGTCGGCCTGCCCGCCATCATCCGCCCGTCCTTCACCCTTGGCGGCACCGGCGGCGGCGTGGCATACAACCGCAACGAATACGAACAGATCGTGCAGCAGGGGTTGAAGGCATCGCCCATCAAGCAGATCCTGATCGAGGAATCCATCCTCGGCTGGAAAGAGTACGAGATGGAGGTCGTGCGCGACAAGGCCGACAACTGCATCATCATCTGCTCCATCGAAAACATCGACCCGATGGGCATCCATACCGGCGACAGCATTACCGTCGCCCCTGCCCTGACGCTGACGGATAAAGAATACCAAGTGATGCGCAACGCATCCATCGCGGTGCTGCGCGGCATCGGCATCGAAACGGGCGGGTCGAACGTGCAGTTCGCCGTGAACCCCAAAGACGGCCGCCTGATCGTCATCGAAATGAACCCGCGCGTCAGCCGCTCATCGGCGCTGGCATCCAAGGCGACCGGCTTCCCCATCGCCAAGGTGGCGGCGAAACTCGCCGTCGGTTTCACGCTCGATGAATTGCAGAACGACATCACCGGATCGACGCCTGTGTCGTTTGAGCCCACAATTGACTATGTCGTCACCAAAATCCCGCGTTTCAACTTTGAAAAATTCCGCGGCACCGAAGCCTTCCTGACCACCGCCATGAAATCGGTCGGTGAAGTGATGGCGATGGGCCGCACGTTTGAAGAGTCCTTGCAAAAGGCGCTCTGCTCCCTCGAAACCGGGCTGAACGGCTTGCAGGAAATGTCGCTGGTGCCCGCCGGCGTCGATTACAGCGAACAGCATATCGTGGCGGCGCTTGCACAGCCCCGCCCCGACCGTGTGATGATCATCGCACAGGCCTTCCGCCACGGCTTCAGCGTCGAGGAAATCTTCAAGCATTGCAAATACGACCCGTGGTTCCTGGAACGCATCAAGGGACTGGTCGACCATGAACAACACCTGCGCGACCACGGCCTGCCCAAAAACTTCTCCGACTGGATGCACACGAAACAGCTGGGCTTTTCCGATGCCCGCATCGCCGAACTGACCGGCAAGAAAACCGAAGATGTGACCAAGCTGCGCCACAAGGCGAATGTGCGCCCCGTTTACAAACGCGTCGATACCTGCTCCGCCGAATTCCCGTCGAACACTTCTTATATGTATTCGACATATGAATCGAACGGCTTTGCCACGGGTGCCTGCGAAGCGCAGCCCAGCGACCGCAAGAAAGTCATCATCATCGGTTCCGGCCCCAACCGCATCGGCCAGGGCATCGAATTCGATTATTGCTGCGTCCATGCCTCCTTCGCGCTGCGCGACAAGGGCATCGAAAGCATCATGGTCAACTGCAACCCAGAAACGGTGTCGACAGATTACGACACCTCGGACCGTTTGTATTTTGAGCCCATCACTGCCGAAAAGGTACTGGATATCATTCATACCGAACAGCAAAAGGGCGAGCTGCTGGGCGTGATCGTGCAGCTGGGCGGCCAGACGCCGCTGAAGCTTTGCGCGCAGCTGGAAAATGCGGGCGTGAAAATCCTCGGCACCAGCCCCGATGCGATCGATTTGGCCGAAGACCGCGAGCGTTTCTCGAAGCTCATCACCAAGATCAAGTTGAAACAGCCCGCCAACGGCCTCGCCCGTTCGGCGGAGGAAGCGGAAAAAGTCGCAACCGAAGTCGGCTTCCCCGTCGTCTTGCGCCCCTCCTACGTCCTTGGAGGCCGCGGCATGGAAATCGTGCATGACATGGACGGTTTGCGCCGTTACATCACGACCGCTGTGCAGGTATCGGGCGACGACCCCGTGCTGATCGACAAATACCTGCAAAACTGCATCGAGGTCGATGTTGACGCGCTGTGCGACGGCAAGGATGTTTTCATCGCGGGCGTGATGGAGCATATCGAGGAAGCCGGCATCCATTCCGGCGACAGCACCTGTTCGCTGCCCCCCTATTCGCTGCGTCAGGAGATCGTGATCGACCTGATGGATCAGGCGATTACGCTGGCGAAGGCGCTGAAGGTTGTCGGCCTCATGAACGTGCAGTTCGCGATCAAGCAAAGCCGCGACCCCGCCAACCTCGACCACTATGAGATTTATGTGCTGGAGGTTAACCCGCGCGCGTCCCGCACCGTACCCTTCGTCGCGAAGGCGACCGGCGTGCCGGTCATCAAGGCCGCGACGCGCATCATGACCGGCGAGAAAATCCCGGCGCTGAAATCCGAAGGTGTCATCCACCACCGCAAATTCGACCATGTCGCGGTCAAGGTGCCGGTGTTCCCCTTCGCCCGCTTCCCCAAGGTGGATGCGGTGCTGGGGCCCGAAATGAAATCGACGGGCGAAGTGATGGGCATCGACCGCGATTTCCGCCGCGCCTTCGCCAAGGGGCGCATCGGTGCGGGATCAAAACTGCCCGTTTCCGGCACGGTGTTTATCTCCGTGCGGGATTCTGACAAAAACGTCATCATCCCGCTGGCCGCGCGTCTGGGCGATATGGGCTTCAAGATCATCGCGACCGGCGGCACCGCCCGCCATCTGGTCGAGGCCGGCATCCGCGCCAAAAAGGTCAATAAAGTCCATGAAGGTCAACCACATATCTTCGACGCGATGATCAACGGCGAAGTGGCCCTGATGCTGAACACCACCGACGGGCCGCAGGCCGTGGTCGATGACTTTAACTTGCGCAGGGCGGCGTTACAGAATAAGATCCCTTACTATACGACCATCCCCGGTGCAAAGGCGGCAGTTGATGCGATTTTCGCGCTGCGCCAGTCGGGGCCGTTCGATGTAAAGTCGCTTCAGGAATATTTGAAGTCGGCTTGA
- the greA gene encoding transcription elongation factor GreA — translation MQKVPMTAAGYQRLEDEIKHLKSVERPAIIEQIAEARSHGDLSENAEYHAAREKQSFIEGRLLDLEDKISRADVIDTSKMSGNVVKFGAHVKVVDEDTDQEQSFQIVGEYEADIEKGLLALTAPLPRALIGKTQGDSVEVTTPKGRKAYELLEVKYK, via the coding sequence ATGCAGAAAGTCCCCATGACCGCCGCCGGCTACCAGCGCCTGGAGGATGAAATCAAGCACCTGAAATCGGTCGAGCGCCCCGCCATCATCGAGCAGATCGCCGAAGCGCGCTCGCATGGCGACCTGTCGGAAAACGCCGAATACCACGCAGCGCGCGAAAAGCAGAGCTTCATCGAAGGCCGCCTACTCGACCTCGAAGACAAAATCTCCCGCGCCGATGTCATCGACACATCCAAAATGTCCGGCAACGTCGTGAAATTCGGCGCGCATGTGAAGGTCGTCGATGAAGACACCGACCAGGAACAAAGTTTCCAGATCGTCGGCGAATACGAAGCCGACATCGAAAAAGGCCTGCTGGCCCTCACCGCCCCGCTCCCCCGCGCCCTGATCGGCAAGACCCAAGGCGACAGCGTCGAAGTGACCACGCCGAAGGGTCGCAAGGCGTATGAGTTGCTGGAGGTGAAGTATAAGTAA
- a CDS encoding DUF1428 domain-containing protein, whose amino-acid sequence MSYVDGFVLLVPAKRMKEYTKLAKKASRIWKEYGALEYYECVGDDMKSPMGIPFPKMAKAKKTDKVVFSWIIYKSKAHRNAVNKKIMSDERLMEGIDMNNMPFDCRKMSYGGFKPFVKA is encoded by the coding sequence ATGTCCTACGTCGATGGTTTTGTCCTGCTCGTTCCCGCCAAGCGGATGAAGGAATATACCAAGCTTGCGAAAAAGGCTTCCAGGATCTGGAAGGAATATGGCGCGCTTGAATATTACGAATGTGTCGGCGACGACATGAAATCGCCGATGGGCATTCCCTTCCCCAAAATGGCGAAGGCGAAGAAGACCGACAAGGTCGTGTTCTCGTGGATCATCTATAAATCCAAGGCGCACCGCAACGCCGTGAACAAGAAAATCATGTCCGACGAACGCCTGATGGAAGGCATCGACATGAACAACATGCCCTTCGACTGCCGCAAGATGTCCTATGGCGGGTTCAAGCCGTTTGTGAAAGCGTAA
- a CDS encoding Lrp/AsnC family transcriptional regulator, giving the protein MPKVKLDRIDRKILNDLQEQGRMTNVELAQRAGISAPPCLRRVRALEEAGVIKGYHADIDAGTLGFGVTVFAQVGLSSQSETDLKKFEDLVRSWPLVRECYLVSGEADFIMKIVAEDWDSYQKFLTSHLTTAPNVSHIKSALGIRTAKHKPGVPVDIE; this is encoded by the coding sequence ATGCCCAAAGTCAAACTGGACCGTATCGACCGCAAGATCCTCAACGACCTGCAGGAGCAGGGACGCATGACGAACGTGGAACTGGCGCAGCGCGCCGGCATCTCCGCGCCGCCCTGCCTGCGCCGCGTGCGCGCGCTGGAGGAAGCGGGCGTCATCAAGGGCTATCACGCCGATATCGACGCGGGCACGCTGGGCTTCGGCGTTACCGTTTTCGCGCAGGTGGGCCTGTCCAGCCAGTCGGAAACCGACCTGAAGAAATTCGAAGACCTCGTGCGCAGCTGGCCGCTGGTGCGCGAATGTTACCTTGTTTCGGGCGAAGCGGACTTCATCATGAAGATCGTGGCGGAAGACTGGGACAGCTACCAGAAATTCCTGACCTCGCACCTGACGACCGCGCCGAACGTGAGCCATATCAAGTCCGCGCTCGGCATCCGTACAGCCAAGCACAAGCCGGGCGTGCCGGTCGATATCGAGTAA
- a CDS encoding mitochondrial fission ELM1 family protein → MAEKQAITCWIITEGIAGTENQCIGVAEAMGITPLVKRVKLRFPWKQLSPWLSCGHDKALAADSDPIAPPYPDLVIASGRKSIGIAAHIKRASQGKTFVVQIQDPRIDPKNFDLVVVPQHDPTRGDNVIVTKAGLHRVTPGKLATAKEQFEKQFAKIPHPRVAVLIGGTSKAHTMTPENAKLLAVQLLHLAESPNIGLLVTASRRTGEENAKLLRDTLQGPAIYFWDGAGDNPYFGLLALADYIIVTEDSVSMTSEALSTGKPVYIAALEGGAKRLDMFHKILQEQGYTRPFTGLLEKWSYTPPDDTQRVADEIRLRMKGKTDVRPENA, encoded by the coding sequence ATGGCAGAAAAACAGGCCATCACCTGCTGGATCATAACCGAAGGCATCGCCGGCACCGAAAACCAGTGTATCGGCGTGGCCGAAGCCATGGGTATTACCCCCCTAGTCAAGCGCGTGAAACTCCGCTTCCCTTGGAAACAGCTCAGCCCCTGGCTTTCCTGCGGACATGACAAGGCGCTGGCCGCCGACAGCGACCCCATCGCCCCGCCCTACCCCGACCTTGTGATTGCCAGCGGCCGCAAAAGCATCGGCATCGCCGCCCATATCAAACGCGCCAGCCAAGGCAAAACCTTCGTCGTCCAGATACAGGACCCCCGCATCGACCCGAAAAATTTCGACCTTGTCGTGGTGCCGCAGCACGACCCCACGCGCGGCGACAACGTGATCGTGACCAAGGCGGGATTGCACCGCGTCACGCCCGGCAAGCTAGCCACCGCGAAAGAACAGTTTGAAAAGCAGTTCGCCAAAATCCCGCATCCGCGCGTCGCCGTGCTGATCGGCGGCACCAGCAAGGCGCATACGATGACGCCCGAAAACGCCAAGCTGCTGGCCGTACAGCTGCTTCACCTTGCCGAAAGCCCCAATATCGGCCTGCTCGTCACCGCCTCCCGCCGCACGGGGGAGGAAAACGCCAAGCTGCTGCGCGACACATTGCAGGGCCCCGCCATCTATTTCTGGGACGGTGCGGGCGATAACCCCTATTTTGGCCTTCTGGCGCTGGCGGACTATATCATCGTGACCGAAGACAGCGTTTCCATGACCTCGGAGGCGCTATCGACCGGAAAACCCGTCTATATCGCGGCTTTGGAGGGGGGCGCAAAGCGCCTTGACATGTTCCATAAAATCCTGCAAGAACAAGGTTATACTCGACCGTTCACAGGCCTGCTGGAAAAGTGGTCCTACACGCCGCCAGACGATACGCAACGCGTCGCCGATGAAATCCGGCTTCGCATGAAAGGAAAGACCGATGTCCGCCCCGAAAACGCATAA
- the trxB gene encoding thioredoxin-disulfide reductase — protein sequence MSAPKTHNSKILIIGSGPAGYTAAIYTARANLKPLLVAGMQPGGQMTVTSDVENYPGFAAPINGPWLMDQMKMQAEHVGTEMITDTIVSIDLNSNPKKAIGDSGDVYLADAVIIATGAQAKWLGLPSEETFKGKGVSACATCDGFFYKNKEVVVVGGGNSAVEEALFLTNFATKVTVVHRRDSFRAEKIMQDRLFNHPKINVIWDSAVEEVLGDAKGVNGVRIKNVNTGALTDLKTDGVFVAIGHKPATDLFKGQVTIDNDGYIVTKPDSTQTNIPGVFAAGDVKDKVFRQAVTAAGMGCMAALEADKYLAHLEAQHAPAQKKTANGNNPKP from the coding sequence ATGTCCGCCCCGAAAACGCATAACAGCAAGATCCTCATCATCGGCTCCGGCCCCGCAGGTTACACCGCCGCCATCTACACCGCGCGCGCGAACCTGAAGCCCCTGCTCGTCGCCGGCATGCAGCCGGGCGGCCAGATGACCGTCACATCGGATGTCGAAAACTATCCCGGCTTCGCAGCGCCCATCAACGGCCCATGGCTGATGGACCAGATGAAGATGCAGGCGGAACATGTCGGCACCGAAATGATCACCGACACCATCGTCAGCATCGACCTGAATTCCAACCCGAAAAAAGCGATCGGCGATAGCGGCGATGTGTATCTTGCCGATGCCGTCATCATCGCGACGGGCGCGCAGGCGAAATGGCTCGGCCTGCCCTCCGAAGAAACCTTCAAGGGCAAAGGCGTTTCCGCTTGCGCCACCTGCGACGGGTTCTTCTACAAGAACAAGGAAGTCGTGGTCGTCGGCGGCGGCAACTCGGCCGTTGAAGAAGCGCTGTTCCTGACGAACTTCGCGACCAAAGTCACGGTCGTGCATCGCCGCGACAGCTTCCGCGCGGAAAAGATCATGCAGGACCGCCTGTTCAACCACCCGAAAATCAACGTCATCTGGGATAGCGCGGTTGAAGAAGTGCTGGGCGATGCCAAAGGCGTCAACGGCGTGCGGATCAAGAATGTGAACACCGGCGCGCTGACCGACCTGAAAACCGACGGCGTGTTCGTTGCCATCGGCCACAAGCCCGCAACCGACCTGTTCAAGGGTCAGGTGACCATCGACAACGATGGTTACATCGTGACCAAGCCCGACAGCACCCAGACCAACATCCCCGGCGTCTTCGCCGCCGGCGACGTAAAAGACAAAGTCTTCCGCCAGGCCGTCACGGCCGCCGGCATGGGCTGCATGGCAGCATTGGAAGCGGATAAATATTTGGCACATCTGGAAGCGCAACATGCGCCTGCGCAGAAGAAAACGGCGAATGGGAATAATCCGAAGCCGTAA
- a CDS encoding poly(3-hydroxybutyrate) depolymerase translates to MLENSKSGAVVLALLVFGILCASPENVQAQDGAFKQKIREKLLQRMKDKPAPAATASVADEITAAGDYYFSVQHDGLPRMYRVHVPQSYNPGQPAPLLFAFHGGGGDMEYMAEDKYYGLIAKSEQEGFVAVFPNGYSNFPSGKIATWNAGTCCGPARDKKIDDVGFVRGIVKHLTGKMNIARDKIYATGMSNGGIMSERLACEMPDVFRAIASVAGPDGTLTCKPSQPVSVLQIHALDDDHVLFDGGAGQNAFKDISMVTDFTSIPETVSRWVKRNGCTGAPVSELQVDGAYCEAYRNCARGAAVKLCVTETGGHSWPGGSKPGGIKRKSPTSKAIDANDEMWKFFKSLD, encoded by the coding sequence ATGTTAGAAAATTCCAAAAGCGGCGCAGTTGTTCTGGCATTACTGGTTTTCGGTATTTTGTGCGCATCGCCGGAAAACGTGCAGGCGCAGGATGGTGCATTCAAGCAAAAAATCCGCGAAAAGCTGCTGCAACGGATGAAGGACAAGCCCGCACCCGCCGCCACCGCATCGGTCGCAGACGAGATCACCGCAGCAGGCGATTATTATTTTTCAGTCCAGCATGACGGGCTTCCGCGCATGTACCGCGTGCATGTGCCGCAATCCTATAATCCCGGCCAGCCTGCGCCCTTGCTGTTCGCTTTCCATGGCGGCGGCGGGGACATGGAATATATGGCCGAGGATAAATATTACGGGCTGATCGCGAAATCGGAACAGGAGGGTTTTGTGGCCGTGTTCCCGAACGGCTACAGCAATTTCCCGTCCGGCAAAATTGCGACATGGAATGCAGGCACCTGCTGCGGCCCTGCGCGGGATAAAAAAATTGACGATGTCGGGTTTGTGCGCGGTATCGTCAAACACCTGACGGGAAAAATGAACATCGCGCGCGACAAGATTTATGCGACCGGTATGTCGAATGGCGGCATCATGTCGGAACGGTTGGCCTGCGAAATGCCGGACGTATTCCGCGCCATCGCCAGCGTGGCGGGGCCGGACGGCACGTTGACGTGCAAACCGTCGCAGCCTGTTTCGGTGCTGCAGATCCACGCCCTTGACGACGACCATGTGCTGTTCGATGGCGGCGCGGGGCAGAACGCGTTCAAGGATATTTCGATGGTGACGGATTTCACCTCCATCCCCGAAACGGTGTCGCGCTGGGTGAAGCGCAACGGCTGCACGGGTGCGCCTGTCAGTGAATTGCAAGTGGACGGCGCGTATTGCGAAGCGTATCGGAATTGCGCGCGTGGTGCGGCCGTCAAACTCTGCGTCACCGAAACCGGCGGACATTCATGGCCCGGTGGATCAAAACCCGGCGGCATCAAACGCAAATCCCCGACATCGAAGGCGATTGATGCTAATGACGAGATGTGGAAGTTTTTTAAAAGCTTGGACTGA
- a CDS encoding ankyrin repeat domain-containing protein translates to MARGQLKNAFNAQPDWEEISAFVEAAREGRVDDVESFAKKFPAAIDTLVWRHSYVGQTALMHAAMTGQLGVMQVLLDHCAKVETADTMRGTVLAIAAGRGDRQMVELLLARGAEINPTEPDTWRSVMAAAAGSGNNDIVTLLLDRGGVPDEHALVSAASGGHLDITRNLLEHGAFPAQQALNSAAWGGHRDVAQLLIDAGAYADGAALKSAASGGKADMARFLIRNGAPAETEAEPQGGRTALMDAAAGGHREIIQLLIDHGANPNRTNDRGETALMFAVSAGVEGTVKVLLDNGADARIVANDGHTALSIVKRHLTVFKDSELLKGVEALLEKAVVPAAPKPANIAPRL, encoded by the coding sequence ATGGCACGCGGACAACTGAAAAACGCCTTCAACGCACAACCCGACTGGGAAGAAATCAGCGCCTTCGTCGAGGCCGCGCGGGAAGGGCGCGTAGATGACGTGGAAAGCTTCGCCAAGAAATTCCCCGCTGCCATCGACACGCTCGTCTGGCGGCATTCCTATGTCGGCCAGACCGCGCTGATGCATGCGGCGATGACGGGGCAGCTGGGTGTTATGCAGGTGCTGCTGGATCACTGCGCGAAAGTGGAAACGGCGGACACCATGCGCGGCACGGTGCTGGCGATTGCGGCGGGCAGGGGCGACCGCCAGATGGTCGAACTGCTGCTGGCGCGCGGCGCGGAAATCAACCCGACCGAGCCCGATACATGGCGGTCTGTCATGGCAGCGGCGGCGGGCAGCGGCAATAATGATATTGTCACGCTTCTGCTGGATCGCGGCGGCGTGCCGGATGAACATGCGCTAGTATCGGCGGCCTCGGGCGGGCATCTGGATATCACGCGCAACCTGCTGGAGCATGGCGCGTTCCCTGCGCAACAGGCGCTCAACAGCGCGGCATGGGGCGGTCACCGCGATGTGGCGCAACTGCTGATCGATGCAGGGGCTTACGCCGACGGCGCGGCGCTGAAATCGGCGGCGAGCGGCGGCAAGGCAGATATGGCGCGCTTCCTGATCCGCAACGGCGCGCCCGCCGAAACGGAAGCCGAACCCCAAGGCGGCCGCACGGCGCTGATGGACGCGGCGGCGGGCGGGCATAGGGAAATCATCCAGTTGCTGATCGACCACGGTGCAAACCCCAACCGCACCAACGACCGCGGAGAAACCGCGCTTATGTTCGCCGTCAGCGCAGGGGTGGAGGGTACGGTGAAGGTGCTGCTCGATAACGGCGCGGATGCCCGCATCGTCGCGAATGACGGCCATACCGCGCTGTCGATTGTGAAACGGCATTTGACGGTTTTCAAGGATTCCGAATTGCTGAAGGGGGTGGAGGCGTTACTGGAGAAAGCGGTCGTGCCCGCTGCGCCGAAACCTGCCAATATCGCGCCGCGCTTGTGA
- a CDS encoding DUF190 domain-containing protein has protein sequence MTQTTELRQMMRIYIGERNTHGGLPLFEAIVLFARRRNLAGASVFIGELSYGHTNLLPGSETSLNRLSDDKPVLVEIVDYHHNIAEIMPHVIEMMGNKGMITLADVTVAHRGK, from the coding sequence ATGACGCAAACCACAGAACTGCGCCAGATGATGCGCATTTATATCGGCGAGCGGAACACGCATGGCGGTTTGCCGTTGTTCGAAGCCATCGTGCTGTTCGCCCGGCGCCGCAACCTGGCCGGCGCGTCCGTCTTCATCGGCGAATTATCCTACGGCCACACAAACCTGCTCCCCGGCAGCGAAACCAGCCTGAACAGACTTTCCGACGACAAACCGGTGCTGGTGGAGATTGTGGATTACCATCATAATATCGCGGAAATCATGCCGCATGTGATTGAAATGATGGGAAATAAAGGGATGATTACGCTGGCGGATGTGACGGTCGCGCACCGCGGAAAGTAA
- a CDS encoding DUF465 domain-containing protein has protein sequence MSAIHLDLAHEFPEMKDAIHALKTSDNHFRRLFDEYETVAKELHRDGPVMGDAQAEGFKKRRLELKDQLYKALCAYEARKS, from the coding sequence ATGTCCGCCATCCATCTTGATCTCGCGCACGAATTCCCCGAAATGAAGGACGCGATCCACGCCCTGAAAACCAGCGACAACCATTTCCGCCGCCTGTTCGACGAATATGAAACGGTCGCCAAGGAACTGCACCGCGACGGTCCCGTCATGGGCGACGCGCAGGCCGAAGGCTTCAAAAAACGCCGCCTCGAACTGAAAGACCAGCTCTATAAAGCGCTCTGCGCATACGAAGCGCGCAAATCATGA
- a CDS encoding alpha/beta hydrolase → MPEIMITGPAGRLEGRYKHAKIPGSPIALILHPNPQRGGTMNNKISYSLFQSFSERGFSTLRFNFRGVGRSQGEFSHGEGELADAASALDWLQSVNPGASSVWVGGFSFGAWIGMQLLMRRPEIDGYVSIAPPANIYDFNFLAPCPNEGLIVQGDNDQVVAIDSVNKLCDKLRDQRGPNGVDYKVIPGAGHFFNNPGETELMLKYVGDYIGQAMTAQEAAA, encoded by the coding sequence ATGCCTGAGATCATGATTACCGGTCCTGCCGGACGCCTTGAAGGTCGCTACAAGCACGCTAAAATCCCCGGATCTCCGATTGCTTTGATCCTTCATCCGAACCCGCAGCGCGGCGGCACGATGAACAACAAAATATCTTATTCCCTTTTCCAGTCTTTCTCGGAGCGCGGCTTTTCCACCCTGCGTTTCAACTTCCGCGGTGTCGGCCGTTCGCAGGGCGAATTCTCGCACGGCGAAGGCGAACTTGCGGATGCGGCATCGGCGCTTGATTGGCTGCAAAGCGTCAACCCGGGCGCTTCCAGCGTGTGGGTCGGCGGTTTCTCCTTCGGTGCGTGGATCGGCATGCAATTGCTGATGCGCCGCCCGGAAATCGACGGTTACGTGTCGATCGCCCCGCCCGCGAACATCTATGATTTCAACTTCCTGGCGCCCTGCCCGAACGAAGGCTTGATCGTCCAGGGCGACAACGACCAGGTCGTCGCGATCGACTCCGTGAACAAGCTGTGCGACAAACTGCGCGACCAGCGCGGCCCGAACGGCGTGGATTACAAAGTCATCCCCGGCGCCGGCCACTTCTTCAACAACCCCGGCGAAACCGAACTGATGCTGAAATATGTCGGCGATTATATCGGTCAGGCGATGACGGCGCAGGAAGCTGCCGCGTAA